From the genome of Pseudomonas yamanorum, one region includes:
- a CDS encoding transporter substrate-binding domain-containing protein: protein MYLSTRACVWLAGVLLLVQGSASLAAVSLPFKLVPAFIALEPMPLTASEQQWLAAHRPLKVGISIDDYQPIDITRDRNRYQGISADYLSLIGARLNAPMQVLGFAERAQAVEALRNGTIDILTSANGYERDVSGLRFTEDYMPDRSVVVVRRDDTTQNEDLNDKKLVLLDGYANVKNVHLAYPGSHIMLAPNLYSGLEALKQGDADAFIGNEVIVRAYKSLRPYLGLQIKVESRLAPIGFAFATREADPLLGTMMDQALASIDDSVRREILARWTTGLGVGIAAERIALSAQERAWVLQHPHVVVASQQLSPYVFKDKDGQWVGLNVDLLNRISRMTGLQFVMEEVSSTAQTLALLETGRADMNTTLAENQERKAFLNFSHGFGGSGWVFIQRADAPPVASLSELSGKVLALPARHVLEGYIRREHPGIKLHPVDNYAQARELVTQGRAAATIQSEVEVQSYPADELRIGRSVEGKWSANSLSVRKDQPELLSIMNKALEALPVAELSALRLRWLGTVPVPVPAWQRVPPWAYWTVAMALLFVLVSLAWNSRLKRQIRQRLQAEQRLNDQLAFKRALLDGMPNPVFVRDLEGRLVTCNTSYEQQLNTRREHIQGLTLMESGLMPDATAARLHAGHMEQLATQQSLFVDRQLEFNGGAFHVYQWTVPFFDAKGQLQGLLGGWIDINERKVLEHQLMDARQAADEANYAKSAFLSTLSHEIRTPMTAIIGLLELEQERALAEGNPVSEALRVAHRSARELIALMGDSLDLAKIEAGHLQLAPQTTDLKAFFEGIQRLFEAMAQKKGLHLTLAFDPAAQGHYWFDPLRLRQVIHNLLGNAIKFTQHGEVRVSVARKLDQAGAEYLHICVEDSGLGISIEQQARVFKPFIQVSAMTAAEHGGTGLGLSICQQLVELMGGSITLSSVVGQGTVVCIELYLDRVSSDDVPAAPAVLLPVAGRSLSVLVVDDLPANRLVLVQQLQFLGHQVVAVDSAEAALQHWRNEVFDLLVTDCNMPGMSGYALSEAIRRLEAQEQRPRLALVGCTANAQDDEQQRCREAGMDELLVKPVTLEHWTRVLARVAPARSFSIETLRTMTQADGPVLLRMLEELARSLEQEHNLMVAAMTDHDQARLAASLHRLKGICCLVDALPLAKACVALEGCLREQRNAEVEMHWLALRQALVEFQRELDTYLDRSE from the coding sequence GTGTATTTATCGACCCGCGCGTGTGTGTGGCTGGCAGGTGTGCTGTTGCTTGTGCAGGGTTCGGCAAGCCTTGCGGCTGTCAGCCTGCCGTTCAAGCTGGTACCGGCGTTCATTGCCCTGGAGCCCATGCCCCTGACGGCCAGCGAGCAGCAATGGCTGGCGGCGCATCGACCGTTGAAGGTGGGCATCTCGATTGATGACTATCAGCCAATTGATATCACCCGCGACCGCAATCGCTACCAGGGCATCAGCGCTGATTACCTGAGCCTGATCGGCGCGCGCCTGAATGCACCGATGCAAGTACTGGGGTTCGCCGAGCGGGCGCAGGCGGTGGAAGCCTTGCGTAACGGCACCATCGATATTCTCACCAGTGCCAACGGTTATGAGCGCGACGTATCGGGGCTGCGCTTTACCGAAGACTACATGCCGGATCGTTCGGTGGTGGTTGTGCGCCGGGATGACACCACCCAGAACGAAGACCTCAATGACAAGAAGCTGGTGTTGCTGGACGGCTACGCCAACGTCAAGAACGTCCATCTCGCATATCCCGGCAGCCACATCATGCTGGCACCGAATCTCTACAGCGGCCTGGAAGCGCTGAAGCAAGGTGATGCCGATGCGTTTATCGGCAACGAAGTGATCGTGCGCGCCTACAAGTCTTTGCGGCCCTACCTGGGCTTGCAGATCAAGGTGGAAAGCCGGCTGGCACCCATCGGTTTCGCCTTTGCCACACGGGAGGCCGACCCGCTGCTGGGGACGATGATGGATCAGGCGCTGGCGAGCATCGATGACTCCGTGCGGCGAGAGATCCTCGCGCGCTGGACCACCGGCCTGGGCGTCGGCATTGCCGCCGAGCGCATCGCCTTGTCGGCCCAGGAGCGGGCCTGGGTGCTCCAGCATCCCCATGTGGTGGTGGCATCCCAACAACTCTCGCCCTATGTATTCAAGGACAAGGACGGCCAATGGGTAGGGCTGAATGTGGACCTGCTCAACCGCATTTCACGCATGACCGGTTTGCAGTTCGTCATGGAGGAAGTGTCTTCCACGGCGCAAACCCTGGCGTTGCTGGAAACGGGCAGGGCGGATATGAACACCACGTTGGCCGAAAATCAGGAGCGCAAGGCATTCCTGAATTTCAGCCATGGTTTTGGGGGTTCCGGCTGGGTGTTTATCCAACGTGCGGACGCACCGCCAGTGGCCAGTTTGAGCGAGCTGTCAGGCAAGGTCCTGGCGCTGCCGGCACGCCATGTCCTGGAGGGGTACATTCGTCGCGAGCACCCCGGGATCAAGCTGCACCCGGTGGATAACTATGCCCAGGCCCGTGAGCTGGTAACGCAGGGCCGCGCGGCGGCGACCATCCAGAGTGAAGTGGAAGTTCAGAGTTACCCGGCCGATGAGCTGCGCATTGGTCGCAGTGTCGAGGGCAAGTGGTCGGCCAACAGCCTGTCGGTGCGCAAGGACCAACCGGAACTGTTGAGCATTATGAACAAGGCACTGGAAGCGCTGCCGGTCGCGGAGTTGAGTGCTTTGCGCTTGCGTTGGCTGGGTACCGTGCCGGTCCCGGTGCCGGCCTGGCAGCGCGTGCCGCCATGGGCCTATTGGACGGTCGCCATGGCGTTGCTATTTGTGCTGGTGTCCCTGGCCTGGAACAGCCGCCTCAAGCGCCAGATTCGCCAGCGCCTGCAGGCCGAGCAACGGCTCAACGACCAGTTGGCATTTAAACGCGCGTTGCTGGATGGCATGCCCAACCCGGTGTTTGTCCGTGATCTGGAAGGACGCCTGGTGACCTGCAACACCAGCTATGAACAACAGTTGAACACCCGGCGTGAGCACATCCAGGGCCTGACGCTGATGGAAAGCGGATTGATGCCTGACGCAACGGCCGCGCGCCTGCACGCCGGCCATATGGAACAGTTGGCGACCCAGCAGTCGCTGTTCGTCGATCGGCAACTGGAGTTCAACGGCGGGGCGTTTCATGTCTATCAGTGGACGGTGCCGTTCTTTGACGCCAAGGGCCAATTGCAAGGGTTGCTCGGTGGCTGGATCGACATCAACGAGCGCAAGGTCCTGGAGCACCAACTGATGGATGCGCGCCAGGCTGCTGATGAAGCGAACTACGCCAAAAGCGCCTTTCTCTCGACCCTGAGCCACGAGATTCGCACGCCGATGACCGCCATCATCGGTCTGCTTGAGTTGGAGCAAGAGCGTGCCCTGGCCGAAGGCAATCCGGTGTCTGAAGCGCTGCGGGTAGCCCATCGCTCGGCACGTGAGTTGATTGCCCTGATGGGTGACAGCCTGGACCTGGCGAAGATTGAAGCCGGTCATCTGCAACTGGCGCCGCAGACCACTGACTTGAAAGCATTCTTTGAGGGCATACAGCGGCTGTTTGAAGCCATGGCGCAGAAAAAAGGCCTGCACTTGACCCTCGCCTTCGATCCTGCGGCGCAAGGGCACTACTGGTTCGACCCGCTGCGCCTGCGCCAGGTGATCCATAACCTGTTGGGCAATGCGATTAAATTCACCCAGCACGGCGAGGTTCGGGTCAGTGTCGCGCGCAAGCTCGACCAGGCGGGAGCTGAATACTTGCACATCTGCGTGGAGGACAGCGGCCTGGGTATCAGCATCGAGCAGCAGGCGCGGGTGTTCAAACCGTTTATCCAGGTCAGTGCAATGACGGCTGCCGAGCACGGTGGCACGGGGCTGGGCTTGAGCATCTGCCAGCAACTGGTGGAGTTGATGGGCGGCAGCATCACCTTGAGCAGTGTTGTGGGACAGGGCACGGTGGTGTGCATCGAGCTGTACCTGGACCGGGTCAGCAGCGATGACGTGCCAGCGGCACCTGCGGTGTTGTTGCCCGTCGCCGGCCGCAGCCTGTCGGTGCTGGTGGTGGATGACCTGCCGGCCAACCGTCTGGTACTGGTTCAGCAGTTACAGTTCCTTGGCCATCAGGTGGTGGCCGTCGACTCCGCCGAGGCTGCCTTGCAGCATTGGCGCAACGAGGTGTTTGATCTGTTGGTCACCGACTGCAACATGCCGGGCATGTCCGGCTACGCCTTGAGCGAGGCCATCCGCCGGCTTGAAGCCCAGGAGCAACGGCCACGCCTGGCGCTGGTGGGGTGCACGGCAAATGCCCAGGATGACGAACAGCAGCGCTGCCGGGAGGCGGGAATGGATGAACTGCTGGTCAAGCCCGTGACCCTTGAACACTGGACACGCGTGCTCGCCCGGGTGGCGCCTGCGCGCTCTTTCAGTATCGAAACCTTGCGCACCATGACCCAGGCCGACGGGCCGGTTTTGCTGCGGATGTTGGAGGAACTGGCGAGGAGCCTTGAGCAGGAACATAACTTGATGGTCGCCGCTATGACGGACCACGACCAGGCCCGGCTGGCCGCTTCGCTGCACCGCCTGAAGGGCATTTGCTGCCTGGTGGATGCGTTGCCGCTGGCCAAGGCCTGTGTGGCGCTGGAAGGCTGTCTTCGGGAACAGCGCAACGCTGAGGTTGAAATGCATTGGTTAGCGCTGCGCCAGGCATTGGTCGAATTCCAGCGCGAGCTTGATACCTATCTGGATCGGTCCGAATAA
- the thrC gene encoding threonine synthase, whose translation MRYISTRGQAPALNFEDVLLAGLATDGGLYVPENLPRFTQEEIASWAGLPYHELAFRVMRPFVTGSIPDADFKKILEETYGVFSHSAIAPLRQLNGNEWVLELFHGPTLAFKDFALQLLGRLLDYVLEKRGERVVIIGATSGDTGSAAIEGCKHCENVDIFILHPHNRVSEVQRRQMTTIFGENIHNIAIEGNFDDCQEMVKASFADQSFLKGTRLVAVNSINWARIMAQIVYYFHASLQLGGPARSVSFSVPTGNFGDIFAGYLARNMGLPINQLIVATNRNDILHRFMSGNQYVKETLHATLSPSMDIMVSSNFERLLFDMHGRNGAALAGLMDSFKQGGGFSVEQERWTETRKLFDSLAVDDAETCETIAEVYAQTGELLDPHTAIGVKAARECRRSLDIPMVILGTAHPVKFPEAVEKAGVGKALELPPHLTDLFEREERCTVLANDLKAVQAFVSQHGNRGKPL comes from the coding sequence ATGCGTTATATCAGCACCCGCGGCCAGGCACCGGCCCTGAATTTCGAAGACGTTTTGCTGGCCGGTCTGGCCACTGACGGCGGCCTGTATGTGCCGGAAAACCTGCCACGCTTCACCCAGGAAGAAATCGCGTCCTGGGCCGGCCTGCCGTACCACGAGCTGGCGTTCCGGGTCATGCGCCCGTTCGTCACCGGCAGCATCCCGGATGCGGATTTCAAGAAGATCCTGGAAGAAACCTACGGCGTGTTTTCCCACAGCGCCATCGCCCCGTTGCGCCAACTGAACGGCAACGAATGGGTCCTGGAACTGTTCCACGGCCCGACCCTGGCGTTCAAGGATTTCGCCCTGCAACTGCTGGGTCGCCTGTTGGACTACGTGTTGGAAAAACGCGGCGAGCGCGTGGTGATCATCGGCGCCACTTCCGGTGATACCGGCTCGGCGGCGATCGAAGGTTGCAAGCACTGCGAAAACGTCGACATCTTCATCCTGCACCCGCACAACCGCGTGTCGGAAGTGCAGCGTCGGCAGATGACCACGATCTTCGGTGAGAACATCCACAACATCGCCATCGAAGGCAACTTCGATGACTGCCAGGAAATGGTCAAGGCCAGCTTCGCCGACCAGAGCTTCCTCAAGGGCACGCGCCTGGTGGCGGTAAACTCGATCAACTGGGCGCGGATCATGGCCCAGATCGTCTACTACTTCCATGCGTCCCTGCAGTTGGGCGGCCCGGCGCGTTCGGTGTCGTTCTCGGTGCCAACCGGCAACTTCGGCGACATCTTCGCCGGTTACCTGGCGCGCAACATGGGCCTGCCGATCAACCAGTTGATCGTCGCCACCAACCGCAACGACATCCTGCACCGCTTCATGAGTGGCAACCAGTACGTCAAGGAAACGCTGCACGCCACGCTGTCGCCGTCGATGGACATCATGGTGTCATCGAACTTCGAACGCTTGCTGTTCGACATGCACGGTCGCAACGGCGCTGCCCTGGCTGGCCTGATGGACAGCTTCAAGCAAGGTGGCGGTTTCAGCGTCGAGCAAGAGCGCTGGACCGAAACCCGCAAGCTGTTCGACTCCCTGGCCGTGGATGATGCAGAAACCTGCGAGACCATTGCCGAAGTCTACGCCCAGACCGGCGAGCTGCTGGACCCGCACACCGCCATTGGCGTCAAGGCCGCGCGCGAATGCCGTCGCAGCCTGGACATCCCGATGGTAATTCTCGGCACTGCGCACCCGGTCAAATTCCCGGAAGCGGTGGAGAAGGCGGGTGTTGGCAAGGCACTGGAATTGCCGCCGCACCTCACCGACCTGTTTGAGCGTGAAGAGCGTTGCACGGTATTGGCCAATGACCTGAAAGCGGTGCAGGCGTTTGTCAGCCAGCATGGCAATCGCGGCAAGCCACTCTGA
- a CDS encoding homoserine dehydrogenase — MKPVKVGICGLGTVGGGTFNVLQRNAEEISRRAGRGIEVAQIATRTPKPQFQTTGIAITNDVFEVATNPEIDIVIELVGGYTVARELVLKAIENGKHVVTANKALIAVHGNEIFAKAREKGVIVAFEAAVAGGIPVIKAIREGLSANRINWVAGIINGTGNFILTEMREKGRTFEDVLAEAQALGYAEADPTFDVEGIDAAHKLTILASIAFGIPLQFDKAYTEGITKLTTADVNYAEALGYRIKHLGVARSTPAGIELRVHPTLIPADRLIANVNGVMNAVMVNGDAAGSTLFYGAGAGMEPTASSVIADLVDVVRAMTSDPENRVPHLAFQPDSLSAHPILPIEACESAYYLRIQAKDHPGVLAQVASILSERGINIESIMQKEVEEQDGLVPMILLTHRVLEQHINDAIAALEALQGVVGPVVRIRVEHLN; from the coding sequence GTGAAACCGGTCAAAGTAGGCATCTGTGGGTTAGGGACCGTCGGTGGCGGCACCTTCAACGTACTTCAGCGTAACGCTGAGGAAATTTCCCGCCGTGCAGGGCGTGGGATTGAAGTGGCACAAATTGCCACGCGTACGCCAAAGCCTCAGTTCCAAACGACCGGTATTGCGATTACCAACGATGTCTTCGAAGTCGCCACCAACCCTGAAATCGATATCGTCATCGAACTGGTGGGCGGTTACACCGTGGCCCGCGAGCTGGTGCTCAAGGCGATCGAGAACGGCAAGCACGTGGTCACCGCCAACAAGGCGCTGATCGCCGTACACGGCAACGAGATCTTCGCCAAGGCCCGCGAGAAGGGCGTGATCGTAGCGTTCGAAGCTGCGGTTGCCGGTGGTATCCCGGTGATCAAGGCGATCCGTGAAGGCCTGTCCGCCAACCGCATCAATTGGGTAGCCGGCATCATCAACGGCACCGGTAACTTCATCCTCACCGAAATGCGCGAGAAGGGCCGTACCTTCGAAGACGTGCTGGCCGAAGCCCAGGCCCTGGGTTACGCCGAAGCCGATCCGACCTTCGACGTCGAAGGCATCGACGCTGCCCACAAGCTGACGATCCTGGCGTCCATCGCCTTTGGTATCCCGCTGCAGTTCGACAAGGCCTACACCGAAGGCATCACCAAGCTGACCACCGCCGACGTGAACTACGCCGAAGCCCTGGGCTACCGCATCAAGCACCTCGGTGTGGCGCGCAGCACCCCGGCCGGTATCGAGCTGCGTGTGCACCCGACGCTGATCCCGGCCGACCGCCTGATCGCCAACGTCAATGGCGTGATGAACGCCGTGATGGTCAACGGTGATGCTGCCGGTTCGACCCTGTTCTACGGCGCCGGCGCCGGCATGGAGCCCACGGCTTCGTCGGTGATCGCCGATCTGGTGGACGTGGTTCGCGCCATGACCAGCGACCCGGAAAACCGCGTACCGCACCTGGCTTTCCAGCCGGACTCGCTGTCGGCCCACCCGATCCTGCCGATCGAAGCCTGCGAAAGTGCCTACTACCTGCGCATCCAGGCCAAGGATCATCCGGGCGTGCTCGCTCAGGTCGCCAGCATCCTGTCGGAGCGCGGCATCAACATTGAATCGATCATGCAGAAGGAAGTCGAAGAACAAGACGGCCTGGTGCCCATGATCCTGCTGACCCACCGTGTGCTGGAACAGCACATCAACGATGCCATCGCCGCGCTTGAAGCGTTGCAGGGTGTGGTTGGGCCGGTGGTGCGGATTCGCGTCGAACACCTGAACTAA
- the dsbC gene encoding bifunctional protein-disulfide isomerase/oxidoreductase DsbC → MRLTQIFAIAAIALVSTFAVADDAAEKTIRKSLEALQLDTPIESISASPMAGLYEVKLKGSRVLYASADGQYIVQGYLFQLKDGKPVNLTEKAERLGVSKLINGIPVAETVVYPAIGETKTHITVFTDTTCPYCHKLHAEVPELNKLGVEVRYVAFPRQGLGSPGDEQLQAVWCSADKKAAMDKMVDGKEIKAAKCANPVSKQFALGQSIGVSGTPAIVLADGQVIPGYQPAPQVAKLALNAK, encoded by the coding sequence ATGCGCTTGACCCAGATTTTCGCCATCGCAGCCATTGCGTTGGTCTCCACCTTTGCCGTCGCCGATGACGCCGCAGAAAAGACTATCCGCAAGAGTCTGGAGGCCCTCCAACTCGATACCCCGATTGAAAGCATCAGTGCCAGCCCGATGGCCGGCCTGTATGAAGTCAAGCTCAAGGGCAGCCGCGTGCTGTACGCCAGCGCCGATGGCCAGTACATCGTCCAGGGCTACCTGTTCCAGTTGAAAGACGGCAAGCCGGTGAACCTCACCGAGAAAGCCGAACGCCTGGGCGTGTCCAAGCTGATCAACGGCATTCCGGTGGCTGAAACCGTGGTTTACCCGGCCATTGGCGAAACCAAGACTCACATCACCGTCTTTACCGACACCACCTGCCCGTATTGCCACAAGCTGCACGCCGAAGTGCCTGAGCTGAACAAGCTCGGCGTTGAAGTGCGCTACGTGGCGTTCCCGCGCCAAGGCCTGGGTTCGCCGGGTGACGAGCAGTTGCAAGCCGTCTGGTGTTCGGCCGACAAGAAAGCCGCCATGGACAAGATGGTCGATGGCAAGGAAATCAAGGCCGCCAAGTGCGCCAACCCGGTTTCCAAGCAGTTCGCCCTCGGCCAGTCGATTGGTGTGAGCGGCACGCCGGCCATCGTTTTGGCTGACGGTCAGGTGATTCCGGGCTACCAGCCGGCGCCGCAAGTTGCCAAACTGGCACTCAACGCAAAGTAA
- the xerD gene encoding site-specific tyrosine recombinase XerD: MPAIDHPQIDRFLDALWLEKGLSDNTRQAYRSDLALFNGWLQEKNLELLNAGRELILDHLSWRLEQNYKPRSTARFLSGVRGFYRYLLREKLIAVDPTLQIDMPQLGRPLPKSLSEADVEALLAAPDLSEAIGQRDRAMLEVLYACGLRVTELISLTLEQVNLRQGVLRVMGKGSKERLVPMGEEAIVWVERYMRDARSELLNGRPSDVLFPSQRGEQMTRQTFWHRIKHQAKVAGIGKSLSPHTLRHAFATHLLNHGADLRVVQMLLGHSDLSTTQIYTHVARARLQEMHAKHHPRG; encoded by the coding sequence ATGCCCGCCATTGACCATCCCCAGATAGACCGCTTCCTCGATGCCCTATGGCTGGAAAAAGGCCTGTCAGACAACACCCGCCAGGCTTACCGCAGTGACCTGGCGTTGTTCAATGGCTGGCTGCAGGAGAAAAACCTCGAACTGCTCAACGCCGGTCGCGAGCTGATCCTTGACCATTTGTCCTGGCGTCTGGAGCAAAACTACAAACCTCGTTCTACCGCGCGTTTTCTGTCCGGTGTACGTGGCTTTTATCGCTACCTGTTGCGGGAAAAGCTGATCGCTGTCGACCCAACCCTGCAAATCGACATGCCACAGTTGGGCCGGCCATTGCCCAAATCCCTGTCGGAAGCCGACGTCGAAGCCCTGCTCGCAGCCCCAGACCTGAGCGAGGCCATCGGCCAGCGCGACCGCGCCATGCTGGAAGTGCTCTATGCCTGCGGCCTGCGCGTCACCGAGCTGATCAGCCTGACCCTGGAACAGGTCAATCTGCGCCAGGGCGTATTGCGGGTGATGGGCAAGGGCAGCAAGGAGCGCCTGGTGCCCATGGGCGAAGAGGCGATTGTGTGGGTCGAACGCTACATGCGCGACGCCCGCAGCGAGTTGCTCAACGGTCGGCCCAGCGACGTGCTGTTCCCCAGCCAGCGTGGCGAACAGATGACCCGCCAGACCTTCTGGCATCGCATCAAGCACCAGGCCAAGGTCGCAGGGATCGGCAAGTCGCTGTCGCCCCACACCCTGCGTCACGCCTTCGCCACGCATCTGCTCAACCACGGCGCGGATTTGCGCGTGGTTCAAATGCTCTTGGGCCACAGCGACTTATCCACCACCCAGATCTACACCCACGTGGCCCGGGCGCGTTTGCAGGAGATGCACGCCAAGCACCATCCCCGTGGATGA
- the rplS gene encoding 50S ribosomal protein L19, translating to MTNKIILALEAEQMTKEIPTFAPGDTIVVQVKVKEGDRSRLQAFEGVVIAKRNRGVNSAFTVRKISNGVGVERTFQTYSPQIDSMAVKRRGDVRKAKLYYLRDLSGKAARIKEKLA from the coding sequence ATGACTAACAAAATCATCCTTGCACTCGAAGCAGAGCAGATGACCAAAGAGATCCCTACCTTTGCCCCGGGCGACACCATTGTCGTTCAGGTGAAAGTGAAGGAAGGCGACCGTTCGCGTCTGCAAGCGTTCGAAGGCGTGGTAATTGCCAAGCGTAACCGTGGTGTGAACAGTGCTTTCACTGTTCGTAAAATCTCCAACGGTGTTGGCGTAGAGCGTACTTTCCAGACCTACAGCCCGCAAATCGACAGCATGGCCGTTAAACGTCGCGGTGACGTACGTAAAGCCAAGCTGTACTACCTGCGTGACCTGTCCGGTAAAGCAGCTCGCATCAAGGAAAAACTGGCTTAA
- the trmD gene encoding tRNA (guanosine(37)-N1)-methyltransferase TrmD: MFSAISEYGITSRAVKQGLLQLTCWNPRDYTTDRHHTVDDRPFGGGPGMVMKIKPLEDALVQAKAAAGEKAKVIYLSPQGRQLNQSAVRELANLEALILIAGRYEGIDERFIEAHVDEEWSIGDYVLSGGELPAMVLIDAVTRLLPGALGHADSAEEDSFTDGLLDCPHYTRPEVYADQRVPDVLLSGNHAHIRRWRLQQSLGRTYERRADLLESRSLSGEEKKLLEEYILGRDDS, encoded by the coding sequence ATGTTTTCCGCCATCAGCGAGTACGGCATCACCAGTCGGGCGGTGAAACAGGGGCTCTTGCAGCTCACCTGTTGGAACCCGCGAGACTACACGACAGATCGACATCACACTGTGGACGACCGCCCATTTGGCGGTGGCCCGGGCATGGTGATGAAGATCAAGCCCCTGGAAGACGCGTTGGTTCAGGCCAAGGCAGCCGCCGGGGAGAAGGCGAAGGTAATTTACCTGTCCCCTCAAGGCCGTCAGCTGAATCAGTCGGCGGTACGCGAGTTGGCGAATCTGGAAGCATTAATCCTGATTGCCGGTCGCTATGAAGGCATTGACGAGCGGTTTATTGAAGCTCATGTCGATGAAGAGTGGTCGATTGGGGACTATGTCCTGTCTGGCGGCGAGCTGCCGGCGATGGTCCTGATAGATGCGGTTACACGACTGCTGCCTGGAGCTTTAGGGCATGCGGACTCCGCGGAGGAAGATTCCTTCACGGATGGTTTGCTGGATTGCCCGCACTACACCCGACCGGAGGTGTATGCGGATCAGCGTGTTCCCGACGTATTGCTAAGTGGCAATCACGCACACATCCGGCGTTGGCGTTTACAGCAGTCCCTCGGGCGGACCTATGAACGACGCGCCGATCTTCTGGAAAGCCGCTCGCTTTCTGGAGAAGAGAAGAAGCTGCTCGAGGAATACATCCTCGGGCGGGACGATAGTTAA
- the rimM gene encoding ribosome maturation factor RimM (Essential for efficient processing of 16S rRNA), with protein sequence MNATPAVADDLIVIGKIYSVHGVRGEVKVYSFTDPTENLLQYKTWTLKREGSVKQVELVSGRGNDKFLVAKLKGLDDREEARLLAGYEICVPRNLFPELTDGEYYWYQLEGLKVIDQLGQLLGKIDHLLETGANDVMVVKPCAGSLDDRERLLPYTEQCVLAVDLAAGEMKVEWDADF encoded by the coding sequence ATGAACGCGACGCCAGCGGTTGCTGATGATTTGATCGTTATCGGCAAGATTTATTCTGTTCATGGCGTTCGCGGCGAAGTGAAGGTGTATTCCTTTACTGATCCGACTGAAAACCTGTTGCAGTACAAGACCTGGACGCTCAAGCGCGAAGGTAGTGTGAAACAGGTAGAGCTGGTCAGTGGACGCGGGAACGACAAGTTCCTGGTCGCAAAGCTCAAGGGTCTTGATGATCGTGAAGAAGCTCGTCTTCTGGCCGGTTATGAGATCTGCGTGCCGCGCAACCTGTTCCCTGAATTGACCGACGGCGAGTACTACTGGTACCAGCTGGAAGGTCTGAAGGTTATTGATCAACTCGGGCAATTGCTCGGGAAAATCGATCATCTTCTGGAAACCGGCGCCAATGATGTAATGGTGGTCAAGCCTTGCGCTGGCAGCCTGGATGATCGTGAACGCCTGTTGCCCTATACAGAGCAATGCGTGTTGGCCGTCGACCTGGCAGCGGGCGAGATGAAGGTGGAATGGGACGCGGACTTCTAA